Proteins encoded by one window of Arachis ipaensis cultivar K30076 chromosome B04, Araip1.1, whole genome shotgun sequence:
- the LOC107635544 gene encoding protein TAB2 homolog, chloroplastic encodes MATLSFNHATVRTPKPKHFTINPSKPVRISLITPSNKNLPLLRHFRTCSSVSESSVSIQKEKEEEEKKDFEDEDDDPTAEMCYLDPETDPESITDWELDFCSRPILDVRGKKLWELVVCDNSLSLQYTKYFPNNVINSITLKDAIVTISEELGVPLPEKIRFFRSQMQTIITKASKELNIKATPSKRCLSLLLWLEERYETVYMRHPGFQQGSKPLLALDNPFPTELPENLFGERWAFVQLPYSAVREEVSSLETKFVFGAGLDLDLLGIEIDDKTLIPGLAVASSRSTALAAWMNGLEICAVEADTARASLILSVGISTRYVYATYKKTPVTTSEAEAWEAAKKACGGLHFLAIQEDLDSEDCIGFWLLLDLPPPPV; translated from the exons ATGGCAACTCTGAGCTTCAACCACGCCACAGTTAGAACCCCAAAGCCCAAACACTTCACTATAAACCCATCAAAACCTGTTAGAATATCTTTAATCACTCCCTCAAACAAAAACCTCCCACTACTCCGCCATTTCCGTACATGTTCATCGGTGTCTGAGAGCTCCGTGTCGATCCAGAAGGagaaagaggaggaagaaaagaaGGATTTTGAAGATGAAGACGATGACCCAACTGCGGAAATGTGCTATCTTGACCCTGAAACTGACCCTGAGTCCATAACTGACTGGGAACTCGATTTCTGCTCAAGGCCCATTCTTGATGTTAGAGGGAAGAAGCTTTGGGAGCTGGTTGTGTGTGACAACTCGCTTTCTTTGCAGTACACTAAGTATTTTCCCAACAATGTCATTAATAGCATCACGCTTAAGGACGCTATTGTCACTATTTCGGAGGAGTTGGGTGTCCCTTTGCCTGAAAAAATTCGCTTCTTCAG GTCACAGATGCAGACAATTATTACAAAAGCATCCAAGGAGCTCAACATAAAAGCTACTCCAAGTAAACGG TGTTTGTCATTACTTCTATGGCTAGAAGAGCGCTATGAGACTGTATATATGCGGCATCCTGGATTTCAACAAGGATCCAAGCCTCTTTTGGCCCTAGATAATCCTTTCCCAACAGAACTTCCAGAGAATTTGTTTGGGGAAAGATGGGCATTTGTTCAATTACCTTACTCAG CTGTTCGAGAGGAGGTTTCATCCTTAGAGACAAAATTTGTGTTTGGCGCTGGGCTTGATCTTGATTTATTGGGTATCGAAATTGATGACAAGACATTGATCCCTGGGCTTGCTGTTGCATCTTCTCGATCTACAGCATTAGCAG CTTGGATGAATGGATTGGAGATCTGTGCCGTAGAAGCAGACACTGCTCGCGCGAGCCTTATTCTTTCAGTTGGAATTTCGACTAGGTATGTATACGCCACCTATAAGAAGACTCCAGTGACAACTAGTGAAGCTGAAGCTTGGGAAGCAGCAAAGAAAGCTTGTGGGGGTCTGCATTTTCTTGCCATCCAAGAAGATTTAGATTCTGAAGATTGTATTGGTTTCTGGCTTTTGCTTGATTTGCCTCCTCCACCTGTATAA
- the LOC107635545 gene encoding allene oxide cyclase, chloroplastic, whose translation MASSSYALRTIPASSIRPANTSSRSIFTAPPTKSSLLPFTSSSNTSITRSLKLNSTLPHSSYFTSVPKKSFSCKSQAESSEAAERVQELSVYEINERDRGSPIYLRLSQKTVNSLGDLVPFTNKLYTGDLQKRIGITAGICILIQNKAEKGGDRYEAIYSFYFGDYGHIAVQGPYLTYEDTYLAVTGGSGIFEGVSGQVKLHQIMYPFKILYTFYLKGIKDLPKELIVETVEPNPSVQASDAAKNLESHATVPGFTD comes from the exons ATGGCCTCATCAAGCTATGCTTTGAGAACAATCCCTGCTTCTTCTATTAGGCCTGCTAACACATCATCAAGATCAATTTTCACAGCCCCACCTACCAAATCATCACTCTTACCATTCACTtcatcatcaaacacatcaaTCACTAGAAGCCTCAAGCTTAACTCCACTTTGCCACACTCTTCCTACTTCACTTCAGTTCCTAAGAAATCATTCTCTTGCAAGAGCCAGGCTGAGTCATCTGAAGCTGCAG AGAGGGTTCAAGAACTGAGTGTTTATGAGATCAATGAACGTGACCGTGGAAGCCCCATTTACCTTAGATTGAGCCAGAAAACTGTGAATTCCCTTGGTGATCTTGTACCCTTCACTAACAag TTGTATACTGGAGACCTTCAAAAGCGCATAGGCATAACAGCAGGTATCTGCATTTTGATccaaaacaaagcagagaaaggTGGTGATCGTTATGAAGCAATATACAGTTTCTACTTTGGTGACTATGGCCACATTGCTGTTCAGGGTCCATACTTGACCTATGAAGACACATACCTTGCTGTCACAGGTGGTTCTGGAATCTTTGAAGGTGTTTCAGGGCAAGTCAAGCTTCATCAAATTATGTACCCTTTTAAGATCTTgtacactttctatcttaagggTATTAAGGATTTGCCAAAGGAGCTTATTGTTGAAACTGTTGAGCCTAACCCTTCTGTTCAGGCCTCTGATGCTGCTAAGAATCTTGAGTCACATGCTACAGTTCCTGGTTTTACTGACTGA
- the LOC107637397 gene encoding uncharacterized protein LOC107637397, producing MCAEPEPTPSSTSRRRDDESEFNLREWGMKGRIISRENTNSRRYSGSYMRSFREDTRSFRSNITISSTASSPGYPLKDEIDPSTYSFTTALKALQAKASYNSWECLSPDGFALNSKWNEAEKYICNPLSGEVPMECLSAKTLSGRSFRSFTNRITMSAPLVYSSSRHIQAKPSSLIEEDEAAPPQYPIPEKKKEGMTRDVGVQSTPQYLSSSSPSPASTPSIIERSKNRAADSPNSNAKTKSEEEVEVKDTETWETKETVHHQRGKNDWSKHEEQLCRRQGGCFSWMMRKNRQRDTEKQRRNSIFLIHFKGC from the exons atgt GTGCAGAACCCGAACCAACTC CTT CTAGCACTTCAAGGAGAAGAGATGATGAATCAGAGTTCAATTTGAGAGAATGGGGAATGAAAGGTAGAATCATCAGCAGAGAGAACACCAACTCAAGAAGGTATTCAGGATCATACATGAGAAGCTTTAGAGAAGACACAAGGTCTTTCAGATCAAACATAACCATTTCTAGCACAGCTTCTTCACCAGGATACCCTTTAAAAG ATGAAATAGACCCTTCAACATACTCATTCACCACTGCTCTTAAAG CATTGCAAGCAAAAGCAAGCTATAACAGTTGGGAATGCTTATCCCCAGATGGGTTTGCATTGAATTCAAAGTGGAatgaagcagaaaagtacatATGCAACCCTCTCTCAGGAGAAGTACCAATGGAGTGTCTATCTGCAAAAACTCTTAGTGGAAGATCATTCAGAAGTTTCACAAACAGAATCACCATGTCTGCTCCTCTAGTTTATTCCTCTTCAAGACATATTCAAGCCAAACCATCTAGTCTCATAGAAGAAGATGAAGCAGCTCCTCCTCAATACCCCATTCCAG agaagaaaaaagaGGGAATGACAAGAGATGTTGGTGTTCAAAGCACACCTCAATATCTTAGTTCAAGCAGTCCTAGCCCTGCTTCAACACCTTCAATCATAGAAAGGTCAAAAAATAGAGCTGCAGATTCACCTAATTCAAATGCCAAAACAAAATCTGAAGAAGAG GTGGAAGTGAAAGATACAGAAACATGGGAGACAAAAGAAACAGTTCATCATCAAAGAGGAAAGAATGATTGGAGCAAACATGAAGAACAACTTTGCAGAAGGCAAGGTGGTTGCTTTTCTTGGATGATGAGGAAGAATAGGCAGAGAGACACtgaaaaacaaagaagaaataGCATCTTTCTCATTCACTTCAAAGGttgctaa
- the LOC107637398 gene encoding LOW QUALITY PROTEIN: F-box/kelch-repeat protein At3g23880-like (The sequence of the model RefSeq protein was modified relative to this genomic sequence to represent the inferred CDS: substituted 2 bases at 2 genomic stop codons) — MAKRKNTENCSENQDHISNGFNDLPMELIREILLRLSIKQLGNLSCVSKQWQTIIYDRSFAKFHLQNSRFSTRRCLFVLDFHAYAEIVDLDSVFHLNSDSAMGSISLPFSPMKRKIHPRVHLIGSCNGLVCLHREPYSLTVWNPTTGSYKVFSYYRHIVRNSYPLEKTWNCLKPLRITLLSGFGYDESKDDYLVIAAWKDKKEENHFDFYSLRSHSWKSFDVALPNNTTRRRDPGLFFNGALHWLPEDINDDKILVFDITKKRFSVISKPEKDVISYHAKMMVLGGCLALYFTVKSSIHGKIWIMKEYKVHKSWTLYKNPKGLFQPLCVSSDGNLVGLSGNSSLMKARANVERELSYASGVHVGYHTYEDHKSIMYTQSFMPLPSEKKKKKREDTTFIDIFSTHKTKIFXILLYSXKKTLKL; from the exons ATGGCGAAGAGGAAGAACACGGAGAACTGTTCCGAAAATCAAGATCACATCAGCAATGGCTTCAATGACCTTCCGATGGAGCTGATTCGAGAAATTCTCCTTAGGCTTTCGATCAAACAACTTGGGAATCTCAGCTGCGTTTCCAAGCAATGGCAAACTATCATCTACGATCGCTCCTTCGCAAAATTTCATCTTCAAAACTCTCGCTTTTCCACCCGCAGATGCCTCTTCGTCCTCGATTTCCATGCATACGCTGAAATCGTGGACCTTGACTCAGTCTTTCACCTCAATTCCGATTCAGCCATGGGATCTATATCTCTCCCATTCTCTCCTATGAAGAGGAAAATTCATCCTAGGGTTCATTTAATCGGTTCCTGCAATGGCTTGGTTTGTTTACACAGAGAGCCTTATTCGCTTACCGTATGGAACCCAACAACCGGTTCCTACAAAGTGTTTTCGTATTATCGTCACATTGTTAGGAATTCTTATCCTCTTGAGAAGACTTGGAATTGTTTAAAGCCTCTTCGGATCACTCTTCTTTCCGGGTTTGGGTACGATGAATCAAAAGATGACTACTTGGTAATTGCAGCTTGGAAGGATAAGAAAGAGGAGAACCACTTTGATTTCTATTCACTGCGAAGCCATTCATGGAAGAGCTTTGATGTTGCACTTCCCAACAACACCACTAGGAGGCGAGATCCTGGGTTGTTCTTCAATGGGGCTCTTCATTGGTTGCCTGAAGATATTAATGATGATAAAATTCTTGTCTTTGATATCACAAAAAAGAGATTTTCAGTTATATCTAAGCCAGAAAAGGATGTGATTTCTTACCATGCAAAGATGATGGTTTTGGGAGGGTGTCTAGCCTTGTATTTCACAGTGAAAAGTAGCATCCATGGTAAGATATGGATCATGAAAGAATATAAAGTGCATAAATCTTGGACTCTGTATAAGAATCCAAAAGGTTTATTTCAGCCTCTATGCGTCTCCAGTGATGGTAATCTTGTTGGATTGAGCGGTAACAGCAGTCTCATGAAAGCGAGAGCCAATGTTGAAAGAGAGTTGTCCTATGCATCAGGAGTGCACGTTGGTTATCATACTTATGAAGATCATAAAAGCATTATGTATACACAGAGTTTCATGCCACTTCCtagtgagaagaagaaaaagaagagagaag ACACGACATTCATTGACATTTTTTCGACACAC aaaacaaaaatattttaaatacttttataTAGTTAAAAGAAGACATTAAAA cTATAA